The Hippocampus zosterae strain Florida chromosome 10, ASM2543408v3, whole genome shotgun sequence genome contains the following window.
TTGTCCATTGAATGTATATTAGGTTGCATCAGCGTACCTGCAGACGATGGGTGAGGTATTGCGTCTCCAAACTTTGTCTTCGAGACAGGAGAGGCGGCTGCGGCCCACTTTGGTATAAGGTCGGGGCCTCCTGTTGCTTGGTTGCCTCAGTCTTCCAACACAAACATTGACAAGTTACAAACAGGATGCCTGTAActccacacatactgtacacataaACTGAAGGACACACTCTGTGTCCATCCCTCTTGTGTTGGTGAACAAAGCCGTGTCAGGGCCTGAGTGCTTCGTGGCGTGGTCTAAGTGGATTATCCATAGTGTGTGCTGCCAAAATGCCTTTGTGTTGACTGATCAGTCAGATGCTTTTCACTAACTGGCATTACATATTAGTGAGTCAATGAGTGGATATTAAAAGGACGGGGCCCAAACACGGGAGCTGTGTTCTTGTATTGTGAAAGAGCCATTGGAACAACCAAATATTGTCAGTTTTGGCAAttaaactcattcacttccaaagacgtttttaaacgtcttttcaaacttggtccagaattggctggtattgaatgagttaactgcgtgtttgtgattttatttaccGGAAAACCCATGAATTTTGTTCCCATACAGTGTGTCTCATTTAGTGCGTATGTGTGCTTATGATTTGGGGTTATTGGATGCCAGTCTCTGCTCTGGCCAAATCTAACAGCTTTCAACAATGACGGCATTCACTTTGGAGAAGCCCGCAGGCCCCAAGGGGACGTGTCACAGTAAACAAGAATCAGTTGGCCAGCTCTCTTGGGGTTACACAACAGCCAAAGTGCTCGTCCCTCCCCGTGCAAAATGGGGTGAGGATAGTGGATGAACTGTCAAGGAAcgagtctgccatgcatgtatgtTTGTGTCCCGACTGTCCAGTGCGGCTTACCTCAAGGAGGTTGTGCAAGTGGTGCTGGGGTCCTGGGGGGCCCATGGCAGCCACTTCCCCGGAGCCCATCTGCTCCACCAGCATCTGGACTTTGTTCAGCTCCAGGATGCCTTTGGTCCTCGCCAGGTTCTGGAGATGCTGTCGAAATGCAACCAGACCTGCGCAAACATTAAGAATATTCAAAGTCGCACTTCATAATGGCCCCTTCTGACAGTGTCTCTCCATGCACGTCACTGAACTGCTGTGGGTGTTTTAGTATGACAtatgacagtgtgtgtgtctgataaGAGCCATCCAGCGGTGACGAGCAATGGCAGCGAATGATAGGTCCTGACTCACTGCGGTGGTGGGAGTTATTTCTAACCCAAGTCAGCAGTCTGACGCAAAAGAATCCGCcgcatcaacccccccccacgaagaggattaaaaaaaaatagagcgaaagaaataaagaaataaacaggAACTGGGAGCAAGTACACATTACAGGCTGTCAATAAAGAGATGGAGAGAGAAATGTTTTCAAGCTGTAATTGTACTTTTGGCTTGGCTGAAGTGCATGTGATTTATATTGTGTGGGCCAAGATTGGGGAGGCAGTATATGGAACGTGAGAGTGGATGTTTAGAATTCCCTGCctgattacccccccccaccccccgccaaggttttcattgttgtttttttatggcaGGATGGGGCATAGAGTGATGTAATAAAATGTTGCTGCAGACCTAGATAGGATATGTACACTAGGTGAGTATCTATAAAGTTGTTTCATTTCATGCTGCTCCATATTCGGCCTTGAGTGGAGGTCTGCTCTTGACCGAATGCCCTCAGTCTTGTCGCTATCCACCCACAGTATGCATTTCAGGTCTAATTGTGTGCTGCAGAGAGGCAAATACAAAAGTGAAAGGCAAAACAAGACATGGGCTGGGTGAAAGGGGTGGGTGCTAGGGGAAATGAGGCATAGAGGGAGCTGTAGAAATGGGAAGATGGGGACATATATGGGCTGAAACCTTCTAATATCAGTCGGTGATTCATCATGTGAATCAGAGTCGTCAGAGGGGCTGAGTAGAGGAGGTGatagggagggagggggtgtgaACGATAGTGTGAGAAATAATCTGGAAGATACAGTATATGCCATATACAGCATATGGTTATATGAGCAGGTATAAGTGTGAAGGAGCATCTGTTGCAGAGGTGTTGTGTGTTCCTCCTGTGCCGATCTGCACTCCTTTGCAAGTCAAAACTCCCTACAGTGCCGAAATTCCCCACAGTGCCTCGTGACAGCATCCGAGGAGACATGACCTGACAGTTTACTGACATAAATTTATTCTCGCAGTCAAGCTCATCTCCTTCCGCACCGATGGACTTTCCCGGTCACACAATATCTAGCAGCACGAACTGGCTCACTCTGTCTGAACTTGTCACGTAGAGTACCGAGCATGTAGTATTGTACCGATAAGACTTGAGTGGTCTACTGACCTTGTGTGAGTGAGGTGTCAGAGGCACGGCGTCCTTCTCTGAAGCTGATGGGTGAACGGTTGTGGGTGTCCCTGTGTTGCGAGGTCAGGGCGGCCATTGCTGGGTTGGCTGGCCGAGTGCTCAGGAAGGTGGTAGGGGGGACACGGGAGGTCGTGTTGTTGGCCAGCACCACTTCATTGAGCGACGGGGCGTCCTCAAGCAAGCTGAGGTCGCTGTGCATGGAGCCCATGTCGTAGCCCATGTCAGAGTCCATGCTGCCCGTGGAGGGGTTGTGACCCAGAGCAAACAGTTTACCTGGTGGGCATTAAAAAGACTTTTCAATGAGAAAACTTGAGCAAAAATTACAGATACAGGTATTTGACCTTGAGGTGTGTAGCAGGTCAGCTGAAATTATACCCTGGTTTGACGTTCCCGGCTGGTTAGTGACCTCAGAGAGAGTGTGACGCCTCTGTCCAAAACGAGCAGCCAGATAGGCCAAAGACAGGTGGGGCGCATCCTCCTCTGTGTCGGGCTCTTCGGTCTCGATGCCCTCATCAATCGACATCTCCATCATGTTGCTAGGAGACGAGGTGGAGGACTTGCGGAGCACAGTGATGGGAGGCAGTGGGTCCAGCAAGCAGCCGTTTACCTTGAAAAGGGTGCAGAATATGAATTTGGTAATTCAATCATTATTAAAAGAGTCAAGcgtacaaaacacacacgcagataGGTTTTTATTTGCACCCACAAAAACAACTTTAGAGAAGGCAGGGCCAGCAACTGTGTTTTCATGGACACAGCCACTCAAAATCATGCACATGAGTTGTTGCAATAACAGCCTGTTGTCGGTGTCGAGACAGCAACTTCGCCCAATTTCTCCATCTGCTTTCACTAGTGCACTGGGATTGGAATGCTGTTACTCAACAGCCTCACGCACACGCGAAACACAAAGGGGGACCGTCATCGAGACACAAGTAGGGTAACAAAACTATAAGgagggaaagaaaacaaaattgaatgaaTGCCTGATAATCCATcgagaagaccaaaaaaaaaaaagtaaacaaattgGTGGTCGACCGCTGCGGCTTcctgtccaagtgtgtttgctcGGCAACACATTCGGTCACATCATCACAGGACCACTTACATAACCGCGCTCCATTCATGCAgataacagacacacacagacacacactactGTTCCCCTGCCCTGCGGGGCAGTGCTCACCACACACCATTTTGTTGAGGCCATTTGTGCAGGGGGTGctgcaaaatacattttgaggaGTTATAAATGAGAATTACATGTGTGTGTTTCGCTCTGAAAATGTGAGAGGCACTGGGACTCTATTATAGTCTGCCAGCTCATGACAAGCCAGCGGGAAAAAGGTCACTCGTTGGCAcagataagtgtgtgtgtgtgtgtgtgtgtgtgtgtgtgtgtgtgtgtgtgtgtgtgtgtgtgtgagagtgtgtgtgcgcacgcgcgcacggcTTTTTGAGTCCGAGACATGTGCAGGACAGGCAGCTGTCCTGTCTGATATGCGCACTGGCTTGGAGCTTACATAAGAAGACGAGTCATCTGAACTCTGGCAGGTTGACCATGCAAGCAAACGCCGGAGCCCTCAAAGGAGCATGACGTGCGTGCatatgcgcgcgcgcacacacacacacacacacatgcacacttttcaTTCACGGTGAGTGATCTTATCAAAATTAATCACTGTCAGAGCGTAATAGTTTGAAATAACTGCATTTTCCATAACCAAAGCCAGATGTGCTAGGGCTGTGTCATGTGAGGTCAgaaaaatgcatgcaaaaacgGGACTGATAAAGACATGCGTTTCCCCGCCAATCCAGCCTGCTGCTTTGTCTACTGACTGTGTCATTGCACCTACTTTGGGCGTGTTGACGTCCTCAGCCATGAAATTCTGCTCCAAGGCGCATGTGGGCTGGGTGAAGGTGAACGCATCAGGAGCCGCGGGGGATCGCAGCAGGCGAACCCCATGCGGGAGCAAGCCCACCTGGGCTGAATTGCTAGTCGACTGCAGAGAAAAGAGGAAGGGTGTTATGGGTCTTTTCTTTCAATCACAGCTGTTCACGGGTGATGCAACAAATGGAGCTGCTTGTGATTTGCAGAATTTGACGAGCAACAAAATGGGTTGAGGAAAATGAGGGGAAAGAGACAAGAAAAGAATGCGTCAGCAAGTGAGAAAGAGCCAGGCCGAGAAGAAGAGCAGGTGGAGGAAAGCAATGAATGCGACTGGATGCAGGTGTGAATGAGAGAGCTTTGATCAGGGTGGCGAGGATGGCGTCTATGGATTATTCACAAGCCTTTGGCTACCTTGGCGACAGTCTGTTCAGCGATCGTGCTGGGCCGCCGCTGACGTGCATCCAGTCTCTGCTCTACTGGGAAGCTGCAGCGGTGGGCCTTGAGCCGCTCCACCAGCAGGTAGTAGATGGCAGCAAAGTGGTTGTAGCTTTTGTTCTGCAGAGACTGGAGGAAAgagatgacatttaaaaaggacATCATTGTGACACGGATTATTTCCCTTTGTCAGAAAAGATTAcagaaggtcaaattaagttcactgGTTGAAATGTCTGGCAGGTTCATCCGGAAATGTCGCCTGAAACAGCATGTTCCTCACTTGAATTAGTAAGTCATTACACAGCCACATATTTCTGCATACTATATTCAATTAATATCCATGGAGtaaatgttttgctttgcttccaataatttttcatgttttcatggTGTCATTAATCACAAGGTTCCTCAACTTCCATTTTGAACACCAATCCTGTCCGTTAAACAGGGAAGTGAAAAAAACAGAGAGCCCGGTTTGCTAACTACAAAAACATGGGAAGAGATAAAAACTTAAGTGCTGGAACACTATTTGAGTACAATTTCTCCAGCTTTCCAAAGCGTCTCCTGCTCtcgcaacaagaaaaaaacaacttcggCTAACCCTCAGGTTAACCCATGTTCTGCCCTTTTTCCCAGCTGCACACAGGCCAGAAGCAAAATTCCTTCGTCACGGACGTATTTTGCAGTACTGTGTAGTGGGTACTGACTGCAACTATGTGGCTTTCTGCTTGTTTGATACCAAAGGCCTGTCATGTGTTTCCATCTTATGACAGACTGTGCAAAGtgacatgatttgtttttacttgtATATTAACAGTTTCATAAGAGTTTGGTCAAAATGACCGGGTGACTAATGTCAGCCCTGCCTCCGGCAGTTGGTTTCATATCTTTTGTCTTTGTTCTAATCAGGAGGTAGACATGGGTGATCGTATCAAGAATAGTTTCTGTGTGGTGAGAAGAACACAATCTGTACATATCAGATTTTCTAAAGGATATTTTTCATCCGTGTTCTATAAAAGAAGCCAAATCTGCTCGCCATTACCTCGACAGTCTTATGCTGGTCGATGCCAAGGCTGTGCATCAAACGTACAACCTGCTCGCTGTACTCGCCCACGCCCGTCTCGCCCTCAGCAGAGACAGGCTGCTGGTACAGTACCGGCCGCTGCACCGGAACATCGAGTGCCATCCACTTGTGCTCTTTGATTTGCGCTACGGACAGACGCTTTGACGGATCCAGGACCAACATCCTGCGGATCAGATGCTCGCAGTCTGAGAGAaaggaatagaaaaaaaaaacattggcaatgatttgaacaaatTAACTATGACGtacttaaaatgtaattttcttcCTCTGTTAAAGAGCAAGTGTCTCCACTCCTTTCAACTTCCCTCCTGTCCAAATGAAATCTCCTGACCCCTCGTTCATGGCTAGATAAGATTGACGTCAGAGGCAGCTGGGTTCTTAACAGGATTAAGGTCCCCTGCCTGCACCCAAGGCGCCTCAACTGCATTCTTAGCTCGAGCCATTTGCACTGCTGCtgggctcttaaaaaaaaaataaaaataaaatgtagtattttattttatgttttcaaatTTTGACTTCTGCAGTGTCCACATGGCTGGTGGTGATCATCTCCAACTATTATGACACTGATACCCTCGAACTCTGGACAAAAGTACTTGGGTACCAGTTCACCAGTCCTTTCCATTTCGATTACAAATCCGCTTGCTTGAAGGTAACTTAAGTGCACGCAAGGTAACAATCATTCTttgttgtcccccccctccccgtattTCTTTCTAGTTAGTGGTTTTGCCCTCCAAATCAGTGGTGTCAAGTGGCCAAAACAATCAGTTTcatcctttttatttatggagagCTACCCATGAACAAttttaataatgaaataatctataaattatttttcaattaattgatgaatcagatttaaaagaaacattcattcacattttccgatccgctaatcctcacgaaggtcgtggggggttggagcctatcccagctgtttttgggcagtaggcgggggacaccctgaaccggttgcatgtttttgcaatgtgcgaggaaactggtgtacccagagaaaacccacgcaggcccggggagaatatgcaactccacacagggaggccggaggtggaatttaacccggtacctctgcactgtgaggtcggcgtgctaaccactggtccaccgaaAAGAAACATGCTTTCCTAATTTCAATCCTTTTGCTCCACAAAAATCggatattttaaaatgacaggGCAGAAAAGGCACTAAATCATTGGAGATCATTTTAACaatgaattattttctgtttgtaaTTTGCAGTGGTGCAAAGCTTCCTTACAACAGCTTCGACATTTGGAATAAAGCACCCTGATAGttcatgaatatgttggagACCACTTATCCTGTCAGGAACTTCATTTTTCCTGCATATTCTTCCCACGTGGCCGACTGATATGCTTTCTATCACAGAGTTAGACATCCATGGCAGTTATATTACATTTTCACCCCATTATGTACACAACCACCAAGAAAGTTGACCTCACACTCTCCTAGCAGCAAGCGCCATACAATCTTCAGCAAGTTAGAGGGGGTTGTGCTCGTTGCCACAGCTGTGTTTAGAGCAACAACCGAAGATATGTTCCTCCAAAGGACTAACTGCCCAAGGAAGGTTGTGGACCATGTCAGAATTGATGTTGCCGGAAGCTGGCTGGCTCTCCAACTGATTGACACACTGCTCCTAGCCATCATTGCACAATGCTTAATAAATACAGGCTATTAAGTTGTATAGACCTCAGGGCGGGGTAATGAGTGGAATGCAATCTGACAAAACACAAGAGGGTCCATCTCATTTAAACATAATTTTAAGAAAACATTTGTCAACATTAATACCTGTAGGGTTATTAGTCATATATTCTGTTGTTTGCCTGTTggattctttatttatttaatttaaaaaaatgggggagggTTTCCTGTTTATTTGGCGttattgttaactgttttgtaaagcgctttgttacagctgccgctgttgtgaaagcgctatataaatcagcatgtattgtattgtattgtattgttgttgCTGTATATTAGCCATGCTCCTTATGGCAGGACGACTGCAATAGAAATTAGCCTTTTGGCTATAATTGGGTGCATTTCAATTTTATCTTGTAAATGTTCAGGAATATATATTGTCgctctgcaaaacaaaaaagaaaaagaaagaaaaaaaattaattacgcATCATTAACTGCAAAACAGCTTAAGTGAAGTAAATCTTTGGATTTATTGgttataaaaacaacattgataATCAATTATTCACAAAATGTAGGGCAATAACAGATAATGATGATATATATTCCTTGACAATTCACCCATCAATTATGCTCTCGTTTCCTTGATTCATAGAATATTATGCAAGATCTGTTCGTGTTCAATAAGTCATCCTTAATAAATGGTTGTGATCCAGAAAATGTGATTAGAATCTTATGACGTTTTTAGTCCAAGGGTtatacataaacaaacaaaaagaaaaggacCAGATTACATCGGAACAAATCAATTGTGGCTTTTTAAATCTCTTCCCGAAGGAAAAATGCTAGGACTCTTCTGTACTGTAATTGCTTCAAATAAAGACATAACATCCGGTGCAATGCATGCAACTACCGGTAAGTTTGTGACAATGACAggaaatgtgaaaagaaaaatttaGATGTCAGAAATATACAGCTTTTTATAACTCTAGTCATGCAACGAACTCTTTCctaattatttgcatttttgcagcCAATGACTTCTTGTGTTTGAATGCTACTCTGGTTTGCAGTTTCTCCTGCATTTGCATTTCAGCTCCGAATGTCTGCAATGGGTGTCAGACGTGCACAAATAGAAACCCGGTGTTGAGTTGACGGTTTCCCTGGATAACATGACTCATGCGTCCTCTGCGGTGTGCCAACGTCCAGCTGCGGAATAGAGAGAATGGTGGCAGACCATGTTCGCAGTGGTGAGATGTTCAAGTGAGGGTGAACTGGCCTGTGCAAGAACCACCGCTTTAgatggtttggatttttttcccccataaaaacattcatttataaATTGCATTTTACTTTAATTTGTATTGTCTTTAActaataattataatatttttgtcttctttctacccgcaatcttgctgctgtagactgtataaaggatatcttaatcttaatactgAAATGTGTTTGATGATTGGAGGCGGAGGGCGGGGGTGACAAATatgcagaaaaacaaagaaatcaggaagggggcaaatagTTTTTCACACCACTGTACTTACTGCCTGGTGAGATGAGCAACTGGAGAGCAGGCAGGAGCACAGCACATCctgttcttgttttatgttatgtgttgtatttattattttactttatgttaactgttttgttaagcgctttgttacagctgccgctgttgtgaaagcgctatataaatcagcatgtattgtattgtattgttcttACTTCCCAGGAACAGACTGTCTCTCTGCTACTCTCCTTCGTCACCATGCCTGTGCATGTTGATTGTTTCAAGATCCTCTCATAAACAAACAACGCATGTCACAAAGGCCCAACAATGGCCAATTGGATCAACCCCTGGTTGCTGGATGATAACCAAAAAGttacattgatgaaaataatcaaTTTGGTCAGTCCTGGAACTTATTACATGGCAGAGACAAGAGACAGGCACGGATCTAGAGGGGTTCGCTGGCTGGTCGTCGGGTTACATAAACAGCTCGGGTTCTGGACTTCATCTCTTGCCAATAAGCTAGCACGACTCCTCACAACTTGGCTGCTTTGACACAGTGTGCACATCACAGTGGAAATGTTTTCTATTACTGTGTGCCCTTGCCCTTAAGGATCCACCTCATTTACACAATGACCCCTTAAGGGAGAGCAGCCACACTAAGAGTCTGTTGACTCAAGGAGAAGGTGTGATGGTGTCACATGGaaaacagatgtttttgttCAGATGATACATGAATCAGAGATGGGCACTTTACCCTATTTTGCCGGTCTGTCCTCCGTCCGCAGCCTGGGTACCATTCCGTCATCCTTCCTCCCTCTTTATTGATATAATAATCATCCTCCGTCCCCGTCCTTTTAAAGCGCTTCCATCCTTGCATTTCATCAGTCCGTCCCCCTCccgcccaggaaaaaaaaaagaagtggtgCATGATGCTGTGGTAGAGAGGCTAATGGTAGGAGCAGACCCGTCACCATGAAATGCTTGCCATGACAGTCTAAACCCGCAATCTAAGAATCTAAAGTCACCTAATAGCCAAAGTGTAATCGATGGTCACCAAAATTTATGTTGACATCTTATACTCACATCAACCACTGAAAATATTAGAACGATCGCCCAAGTATCAGGGATTTTAGGGTGTTTTCCTCTACATAGAGGCGCTCACTGCAAAACTTTTGTCACTTCCCGAGAGAAACtgtccataaaatacaaaacacatgcCATGTCTTGCCACATTACACCACACCACAGCACAccacactttgaaaaatgtgcaagaCTCTCACATGCAAACATTGACGTATTCATCGCGCATGCGCCTGTGTGCCAAACCTTATTTTCAGTAACAGCGTGATTAGCTATTCCAGATAAGACTGGCcattaatcaaacaaaaatttatatttttaatgtcttaGTGATAATCAGCTCAACATTGggatttcacaacacaaaaatatctactgtgataaaataataataataataataataaaataataataataataataacacaaacactgTGAACACACACGAGAGAATACTTCTCACATTCGGTGAGAAGTATTACACACTTGAGACTGGCTCGACGTGTTTCTGTCAGTCGTTAGTGAAATGGGGGTCTGTAGGTACTTGACCCGGTTAAGGACGATTAAAGGCAGGACAAAAGCCCAATTCGGCCCCTGCTTAGTCCGTCCTTTTCCCCAATATGGACGTCTGTCTGAGACGGGTGGGTGGACGGACCCTTGCGTCCCTGGGAATGCTCATCTCTGATAGGCATCAATACACCAAACCTTGGCTAAAACGGGCTTCCTACCTTCAGTCATGAAGTAGGGGATGCGGAATCTTCCTTCCAAGACTCGCTGTCGGAGTACTGGCAAAGTGGGTCCGTCAAAGGGCAAGGCACCACAGACCAACACATATagcaccacacccatactctaGAACAATCCAAAAGACAGATGGCACAATTAAAAGTGGTTGTTACTACTCAAATCCAAAGATAAACAAGACGTTGCAAAAAGCAGCTAAATGAAGATGTAGCTGTCGCAATCGATGATTTGCTTCTAACAGTACCAGAGGAGACTTGCAGCGGAAAAGTGGCATTTGTTGCTGGGCCGTGGCACAGCTCATGCACGCAACGTACCCAGATATCCAGTTGTGGGCCCTCGTACTGTAGGCCCTCGAAGATCTCAGGCGCCGCGTAAGGGGGGCTGCCACACCATGTGGCCAGAGGCGTGCCAGGCTGAAAGAAGTTCCCAAATCCAAAGTCTGCCAAAGACAGACAGCCATTTgacaattaaatttttttaatcaatctcGGTTACATGGTTatgtcaaaaatgacaaatcgACCCGATGCCACAAGGGTTTGTTCGCTATTATACATCAGTCGAGTGGAAGATAAGAGAGTAAGTAGTCCAGCAATCtgtcaggaaaaaacaaatgactAATGAAGaataagagaagaagaagaagctcaGAGACGCCACTTGTATGTGAAGACTATTCTATCTTTGTCATGTGGACTTACATTGTGCTACTGGATGGAAATACTAATTCTTGTATGCTCTGCATATGACAATGTTTGGTCGAATTAGTAATTCCATATAACATTGATATCTTCTCTCGACCTAACCAAAAACTCCTGTCAATAgttgaaatgtcaaataaaacttACTACTGGAGTTGACATGAACAAGCATTTTCAGATGTAATCCTCAAATTCTGGAGCTTTTCTCGCATTACAGACAATTGCATCTCAATAAATTGGATAACCATGTAACATAGTTtggattcatttaaaaaaaaggaaacttacTGTTAAATATTCACAACCAAAGCATTAAACATTTCATGATGTGATGCCCAAAATGTTGATGACTGCAGCGTAGAGCGAATGAAGACACCATATTCAGGATTTCAAGAAATTTGAATGTTACATAAAAGCCCAAATCATGTTTAACATGGGAATTTCATTTAGAACAGGCGATTGTAAAACATTTTAGTATTTCAATATTCTACATatcttctttgttttggttcAGATGTTTTATCTCTGTGTTGTCCTATCGCTGTTGTGTGGGGCCGGCAGCTGAATAAAGTACGCACCGGCCTAGCACAGAGCGCtaatccatctttttttctccattcgttgtacaaatatgtattttatacaTCTTTTACAGGGGTGACTAATAAACAGCTTGAGGCAAACACACATCACCTCTTTTTGGAGAACTCTTTGCTATTTGCTGAAATGTGCTCAAGCACCAGTGCTGAAAACATATCGTggtgattcatttttttatagcAAGCTACTGCGGTACTTTGTTAATACTAATATGTTGTGAAACCGTATTTTCATATGTTAACACCAAATTTCTCTTGAAGAAACAAAATGCTGGTCTCCCTCTTTGCATCCGGGTGCCACTGGTGTCAGTGGGCTTTGCATAATGTGCTATATAAGCCGCATACTTTTATGATGAGCAAAGGGGCCCCCTGAATGGTCACCTGCGGCGCTAGAATCACATGAGCTCATCAAAGGCTTTGCTCCGACTGGTTGTCTGCAGAGCAAACAAGTTAGATTTTATCTTGGGAAAAGCATGACACAGGAGGGGTTCACACATACGccaaatatacaaaaaatggacacacacacacacacagaggcatcTGACTTAAGTGAGTAATGAATTGAAACAAGCTCATTTATTTATAAAGAATATAGCttccaaacaccccccccccccttgttacAGCGGACATTTTCAACCTGAGCATCATTTTAGATTTCCAATGAAAAGGGAGTGTTAAAAAATGGCGATAGTCactggtcagaaaaaaaacaactcgtaAGTACCGTTTCTGTTTTACGAATGCAACCCCTGTGATTACAATGGCACCCACAGTTAGCAGGCACAGATAATGGCGCACACTTTACCCTCTGTCCTCATGCTTATTTTCCATCATTGGACACAGTTATGTaaaaagggaggaggggggggtgggctaaaagaataaataacgaTGATTAAAAAAGTCATGATTACATAATGGG
Protein-coding sequences here:
- the sik2b gene encoding serine/threonine-protein kinase SIK2 → MVMADSVQKPLLRGPVRVGFYDIERTLGKGNFAVVKLARHRITKTEVAIKIIDKTQLDAVNLEKIYREVQIMKMLDHPHIIKLYQVMETKNMLYLVTEYAKNGEIFDYLAKHGRLSEMEARRKFWQILSAVEYCHNRKIVHRDLKAENLLLDGHMNIKIADFGFGNFFQPGTPLATWCGSPPYAAPEIFEGLQYEGPQLDIWSMGVVLYVLVCGALPFDGPTLPVLRQRVLEGRFRIPYFMTEDCEHLIRRMLVLDPSKRLSVAQIKEHKWMALDVPVQRPVLYQQPVSAEGETGVGEYSEQVVRLMHSLGIDQHKTVESLQNKSYNHFAAIYYLLVERLKAHRCSFPVEQRLDARQRRPSTIAEQTVAKSTSNSAQVGLLPHGVRLLRSPAAPDAFTFTQPTCALEQNFMAEDVNTPKVNGCLLDPLPPITVLRKSSTSSPSNMMEMSIDEGIETEEPDTEEDAPHLSLAYLAARFGQRRHTLSEVTNQPGTSNQGKLFALGHNPSTGSMDSDMGYDMGSMHSDLSLLEDAPSLNEVVLANNTTSRVPPTTFLSTRPANPAMAALTSQHRDTHNRSPISFREGRRASDTSLTQGLVAFRQHLQNLARTKGILELNKVQMLVEQMGSGEVAAMGPPGPQHHLHNLLETEATKQQEAPTLYQSGPQPPLLSRRQSLETQYLTHRLQSGVLANSPASCQMYCKESPRSLEQQLQEHRLNQKRMYLQQSQGLGLPVYFNQMQIAEGSYEAGGTPLDPAAAQNSPPMSTGGPQSQSQPQASPPYSHPHSLSPLLEPGEGTLYEPYLSHHYYAQHAPPVPHLQHHSLHPLHPLHHQSPQETSATGLGFCYPVDQQAQCPSAEALPPGQYEFPLDLGRLPPPIIGEAQGPRAEASGNLGQPEGVVLAELQSPHLDGEMMETVDSQHGFVLVN